The nucleotide sequence TAAACGCGATCGCTTCGAGCTACTGAGTGCCTACCTAGATGGCGAAGTCTCCCCCGAAGAACGGCGGCTTGTCGTCTTTTGGCTGGATGAAGACCCAGAAGCCCAGTGTCTGTATCAGCGCTTGTTACAGCTCCGACGCGGCTTTCAAGGATTAGGCACCGAACATTGGCACACAACCAATCCATGTGAGGCTGCGGAACAAGTTGTCTCCAAGCTCAATCATCGTGTGCGGGCGACCTGGATGGCGGGTATGACTGCCGCCGCTGTTCTGGTCGCTGGGATCTTTTCAGGTGCCTTGAACCCGATTGAACGCATGGGGTTGAGTAACGTGTCGGCTTCCAAGACTGAAGACAATTTAGAAATTGCCCTAGACCAGCCGCCTATCCTCATTCCCAAACCAGCGGCCGTGCGTAATATGGACTCAGTCTTGCCCAAAGACGGTGAGTCGTCCGGTTTGAGCGAGACCTCTTTATAAATCCCCTTGATTAGCCAAAATCCCCTTGGTTAGCCATCATAGTGCTTGGCATCAGTCACCCTAAGCCAGTGAATTAGCCGCGATCGCGACTGGTCAGTGATCCTCGCAAGGCGTCGGGCTAGCTGTGAGCATCAAACCGTCAATGGTGTAATGCACAGTTGTGTAAAGCCATTCATTTGATTGCCGCCCTAGCAGAACTGAGGCATCGGCTACTGCCGGATGTCGGTTCAGTCATCCGA is from Leptolyngbya iicbica LK and encodes:
- a CDS encoding anti-sigma factor family protein; its protein translation is MSERYQSSHQPQGTHPQSVICSQQTASGYNRDLDATKRDRFELLSAYLDGEVSPEERRLVVFWLDEDPEAQCLYQRLLQLRRGFQGLGTEHWHTTNPCEAAEQVVSKLNHRVRATWMAGMTAAAVLVAGIFSGALNPIERMGLSNVSASKTEDNLEIALDQPPILIPKPAAVRNMDSVLPKDGESSGLSETSL